Below is a window of Virgibacillus sp. NKC19-3 DNA.
GAAGAGGCGGAAGAAACCATCGCTGTGTTATATGAGCTATGGGATGAAACAGACGATGAGGAGTTAAAAGTTAAAATAGAAGATGATGTAGAAAGACTCCATTATGCAAAAAATTATTATGAATGGTTAATGAAATTCATTAATGTCATGGAATCTGGAGAGATTTTTAACTATATTCCAAAAAACCAATAAACATTACTGTAGGGATTGACATAAAAGAATAGGTTTGCATGCAATGAAATGATTGCATCAGCCAATTTTTCGTCGGTCTCTTTTTATTTAACAGGGGAAGGAGTTTTTTCAATGGGAAGGGGAATTGGATATACTGCCGTTGGCGATTCATTTGACGGTTATATGTTAATTAAAGAAGCGACAAAAGGTGTTGCAAGCAATGGAAAGCCTTTCTTAACCTTAATATTAAGAGATGCTACAGGTGAAATTGATGCAAAGCTTTGGGATGCATCCAAGGAGGATGAAACCGTATTTATACCGGAACAAATTGTTAGACTTAGCGGTGAAGTTAATCAGTTTCGCGGGAGAGCACAACTGAAAATCAAGTCTGTACGTCTTGCTCAACCTACAGATGGCGTTCGTGTCTCAGACTTTGTTGAAAAAGCTCCAGTTGAAAGGGAAATTTTATCGGAACGGTTAACGGAGGTCATTTTTGAAATGGAGAATCCGGTAATGCAGCGAATTGTCCGTGCATTTATTACAAAGTATCAAGAAGGAATATTAACGTACCCCGCGGCTTCTAAGAATCATCATGAATATGTCTCCGGACTGGCTCATCATATTGTAAGTATGCTTGCCATTGCCAGAGAATTACATAATCTATACCCGGAACTTAATAAAGATTTATTATATGCAGGAATTATATTACATGATCTCGGTAAGCTAAAGGAACTATCTGGTGTAGTGACAACAAGCTATACAACAGAAGGGAAACTGTTGGGGCATATCCCGATGATGGTAGAAGAAATCGGGCAAATGGCAAAAGAACTGCAAATGGAAGGAGAAGAAGAGGTGTTAATTTTACAACATGTCGTGTTAAGTCATCATGGAAAAGCAGAATGGGGGAGCCCAAAGCCGCCATTAGTTCGTGAAGCGGAAATCCTGCATTTCATCGATTTAATAGATGCGAAAATGAATATGTTAAATCGGGCATTGGATAAAGTTAAACCAGGTGAATTCACCGAGAGATTATTTGCTATGGATAATCGGGCATTTTATAAACCCCTATTTGAAGAAAAATAAGGTCATTTTTTCGCCTCTTTGTACATATATATGGGATTATGAGGATGGACAAGGGGGGCTGTATAAATGATACTTGGATTACCTTGGTGGGTTTTTGTTATGATCATTTGCATATTTCTAAGTGGTTTTATGGCGTTTAAAGCAATGCAGACAGATCGACGTCTCCAGAAACAGTCTATTGAACGTGAGGGGAAGGTATACATGGATCGCATAGCAGCAGAGCGCCAGTATAGAAATGAACAAAGAAAACGGCAAATGTCCGATTAAAGGAGAGGCTAGGACAAAAGTATTTTTAACAAATAGATTCCGAACATACATCGCTTCGGAAATATACTTCGCGCACCTTAGGGCGGCTGGTGAGCCCCCTTGTGCGCTTCGTGTTGCAAGTGGCTTCGAGGGGCAGCACTCCTCGCAAAAAAAGATTGCTATCGCACTTCGGTGTCTCACCTATGCCTTTCCTCCCGCTGGAGTCTCCGCATATTCCCTACGCTAAGTTTGATAATGTTCGTCTTTTTAATGAAACACGTTTGTTTTGTCCCAGCCTCATTAACTTGAACCGAAGGGTTGCAAAATATTAGCCCTCCGCGCCCTCATCATTATTCTCTTCTGTTTCAGCATCATCTGATTCCGTATCTTCAGATTCACCTTCCGATTCTGTATCACCGGATTCTTCCGGGTTTTGCTGTGCTTCTTCCGGTGGATCAAACAAGCCTTCAAATTCGTCAAGTTTCACATCTATATTTGCATTTTCCATTAATTCGCTTATTTTTTGTTGTGACTCGGCTGGATCTATTTGTTCAAGCGCCAGATCCTCACGAATACTGTCTTTCATATCTTCATATTCGCCAATTGATTCTTCTGCCTCACGTTTATCATTTACTTTAATAATATGAAATCCGTTCTCTGTGGCAACGGGGTCACTAATTTCTCCCTCTTCCATGCTGAAGGCTGCTTCTTCAAATGGAGGTACCATATCACCTACAGAGAAATAACCAAGATCGCCACCGTCTTCTGCGCTACCATCAATAGAATATTCACTGGCTAGCTCTTCGAAATCAGCGCCATCATCGAGTTGTTCCTTTACTTCACTCGCTGTTTCTTCATCTTCAACTAAAATATGTTGTGCGTCAATTTCTGTATTCCTGCGATCATATTCTTCCTGAATTTCTTCTTCTGGAATGTCTACATCTTCTGTAAGAGCTTGCTGCTGTAGCATACTAATACGTACTACTTCTCTGTATTCATCCTCATCTGTGATACCTTGTTGCTGAAGTGCCATATCAAATTGATCGCCAAGCTGATCTTTTGTAGCTTGTACTTCTTCATCGACTGCATCTTCGTCTACTTCATAGTTCTCTTCTAATACCTGCACGGTTACTAATTCCTGCAATAAGGCTTCACCATGACGGTCCTTTAACTCCTGATAAAACTCGTCCTGCGTAATCGTTCCTGCATCTGATTCAACAACTGCTTCATCTCCTGAATCAGAGCATGCTGCTAATGTGAATACGCCTGCTGTAATTGTTACAGCCATTGCCAGTTTTTTCATTCTACGAACACTCCTAATCTTATTATCACATTTTATGAACATATAAATAAATATACCATATTTTTGTGGCAGAAAAGTAGTTTTTATGTATAATTAGACCATTACATTTAAAACGCGTATATAGCCATTTACAAGTAAGATGAAAAGCATAAAATTAATGACCCGAAAAAACTTTCTCTGCTCTGCTATTTTCATTTCCATGATGCGGCAGAATTTATCATTTAATACGTTAAAAATAAGCAAGACAGCTAGCCCGAAAATAATAAAATAAAAAATCAATAAAAAAACCTCCCCCCAAAAGGTGCTTAGAAGCTTTAGACCAAAGCCGCTCCAGAAATATACTTCGCATACCTAAGGCGGCTGTCGGAGGCTCACCTATGCTTTTCCTCCCGCTGGGTCTACGTATATTTCCCCCGCTCAGCGGTATATCATTCGTCTAAGAGTTACTAATTTTTACTATCGTCCAAAGCACCTAATATTTCTCTATATATAAATATAACTTTACCAAAATATTAACAAGATGAACAGTGTGGATTTGAAATTGAAGGGAATAAAAATATGGAAGAGGCTCGGAGCAAGATCGTTGCGGCTCCATTTGAGGGAGGTGGGGATGTATATTTGGCGTTTAGTAGACCGTGTTCGGCATTCAATGCGTGCATATCGGGTTTCAACATTCAACGTTCGGCGTTCGTTGATTCTGTTTCGGGCTTCAGAGCTTGGACTTCGGCATTCGATGGACTACGTTCGGTATTTGCGCCTGGAATCGAGTTTCAGCGCATCGGATTCTTATTCTATGGTACATGGCTGGGACGGAACGGGTATATGCATGTATCATAGAATCATTCTATGGTACATGGAAAGGGGTAAAATTAGCATATCATGTACCATAGAAAGCACGCAGATTTAGGTTTCAACACTTAGACGACGATACTATCTATTTTCGCATCGTGATACCGGCTATGGTTAGGCTTCATGTCCCACACAGCAAAAAGATAGAACCGGGATGACGCAACATCCCGGTTCTATCTATTATTCTTCTCTTGGAATACCGTCAAGCCATTCGTCAACTTGATCGGGGTTATTTTCAATATATTCTTGGACCACATCAGCGGGATCCTGTTCTTCTTGGTGAACTTTTGGCATCATTTCTTCAATCATTTCATAATTCTCATCATATTGTTCTAGCACTTTATAAGCTCGTGGGGCGTCTTCTTCCAGATCATTACGGGCAACTGTATAAATTTGGTCGCCGTCCCCGCCGTATATTTCTTGTGGATCTTCAAGCATTTTCAAATCCATTGTGCCAAAGGCCCAATGTGGTTTCCACAATGGTACTACAATAGGTTCTTCATTATCAATGGCTGCTTGAAGTTGCGTAAGCATTGCTGCTTCGGAGCTTGCTGTCAATTCCCAATTATCCAAACCATAGTCTTCTATAACTTCCTGCGTATTTTCCATGATGCCAGCACCCGGGTCTATTCCGACAATTTCCCAATCGACGGATTCGCCAAGTTCCTCATTGTCCTTTAGATCCTCTATGGTATTTACATCTTCCATGTAACTTGGGACAGTTAAGGCGAGTGGTGCACTATCAAGTACTTGTTTGACTTGCGTAATATCTTCTTCATATTGTTCCCAGTACGATGCGTGCGTTGCTGGAAGCCATGCGGACGTATGGAAATCAGCTGAACCATCAGCAACACTAGACCACATCGCCCCAGCCTCTACTTGTGACAATTCAACATTATAGCCCACCATCTCAAGCAGGGCACCCAACATATGTGTACTAACTGTTTCTCTTGCCCATGCCACGTATGGTTGGGTCAAATCTTCCTGACCTATTTCAGGTCCTTCACTTGTCTCCTCAGAGCCCTCATCAGCAGAGGCATCATTGCTTGTTTCCTCGCTGTCATCCCCACCACATGCTGCTAAAAATAAGATAAGAATCAAGACGAAAAAACCCGAGATAAATTTAAATTTACGATTTGTAAATATGATAAAAACCCCCTTCATTAATATTTAGATTTGCGTATGTAACAGTTCTATAAAGTCAAGAACATTGTTAGTGTTTAACTATACGGCAGCACTAGTTAAACCAGCAAATTCACATAACTGCTTTTCATCATATCAAACTAGCAGCTATCATCAAAATGAGTATTTCCAAGCTATCAAGCTTATACAAAAATCTAAGGAAGATAGGGCCTATTAAATGAATATATTGAACTATTTTCATTTTATTTTTAAAAATAACCCGAAATTCACTATATTCTCTTTAATATCATAAAAAAGTTAACAAATAGAAGTTTACTAAAGGAAAATAGAGGTATTTTAAGCATGTACAAATTAAATGAACAGCATTTTATGATTATACAATTGAGTAGAGGAAGAAATTGATTTTGGACTTTGATATTGTAGCTCTGGAACGCTTATACTAATTAATAGTTTAAAAGTTGGAAACGAATAACCAAGGAGGAGAAACATCATGTTAAAACAAATTTTTGGGGGAATAGCTGTTTTGGCTATGTTGATAGCCTTAACAGCTTGCGGAGAAAACGAGGAAGCTAATGGTGAAAATGCTTCTATTGGCGAAGAACTTGATTATAATATCACAGGAATTGATCCAGGCGCAGGTATTATGGATATGACAATCGATGAAGTATTGCCTGCATATGGTATTGACGACACATGGGAAGTTCAGGAATCCTCTGAGGCTGGTATGTTAGCGGAGTTAACGAGTGCGATAGAAGAAGAGGAGCCAATCATTGTGACAGGCTGGATTCCACATTGGATGTTTTCCAGATTTGATCTGAAAATGCTGGAAGATCCTGAAGGGGCCTTTGGTGGGGAAGAAGATATAAACACCCTTGTACGTCTTGGTTTAGAAAAAGACATGCCTGGTGCATATACGTTCTTCGATCAATTCCAGTGGGAACCGGACCACATGCAAGATGTTATGATGAAAATTGAAGAAGGTCAATCCGAACAGGACGCAGCACAAGAATGGGTGGAAGATAATGAAGACCTGGTAGATTCCTGGACGGAAGGAGTCGAGCCTGGGAACGGGGCGGATGTAAAGATTACATATGTTTCTTGGGCCGATGTGATAGCAAGTTCTAATGTTGTAAAATACGTATTGGAAAATGAATTAGATTATTCCGTTGAATTAATACAAGTGGAACCAGGTCCAATGTTTGCCGGTGTTGCTGATGGTAGTGCAGATGCTACAATAGGTGCTTGGATGCCTACAACACACGCCTCGTATTATGAAGAGTTTGAAGGAGACTTTGAGGATTTAGGGGCTAACCTGACCGGTACACGAAATGGACTAACAGTTCCGGAATATATGGATATTGATTCCATTGAAGATTTAATAGAGGATGATTAAACGAATATATGTACAAATATACGTAGATCGTGAATCCATTTTGATTCGTCTCAAAATGGATTCATTTTTATTTTGTTGCTTTTTTGAAACGTTTTAGAAAAAAGAAGACTATTTTCATCTATTAGTGATTTTACGCTTTTATTCCCTAAAATTAGTGGTAAAATATTTAAGTGAATCCAGTATTTTTAAATCCGCTATTTGAGGGGGAGTTCATCATTGACAACGTTAAATAATAACGACACAACGTCCTTTCATTTACAATTACTTTCCACAATTATAGATCTGAATGCGTATCCATTTATTAACCTGATTATAGAAAATAATGTTACATATAAAGAGTTTAAGGAATTGTTTCATTTATTACAAACATTAGAAGCGCAATATAACATTCAAAAAGAAGAAGGGTTTTTGGATTTCACTTCTTTATTGGTACAATTTGCCGGCATGCTTACCGAGAAACTAGATCCCAACAGTACCATTTATGCATTAAAAAAAGAGGGATACTATCCTTCTTTACTAGCGGAATTCACAGTTATTATAGAGCGCGAAGAAAAAAGAATGAGAAGAGGATGAAATTTGGATCAGTCCGCTTCATCTATTCCCGTTTCCTTCATACTTCTAAATAACCTTTCTACAAGTATATGAAATTCTAAAATGTCATGCATACGCTCATACAGATTTGAGAGTTCTTCTGACGATTCTTCTTTCCTTTTCTGATCAATTAGATGTTTATTATTTTCCAGAGCATCTTTTTGGTGTTTGGTCGTATCAATCCATTTATTTATATAGGAGTTCATAAATGTTTTAAATAATTGATTATTAGCTTGATATAAATCCTTTCGAACCCCTTTTTTCCATACACGTGTAACAAGATTTAAATCTGATAAGGTGCGTACGCTTGTGCTCATGGAAGTTTTACTCTTACCCAAGGCCTCACTCATATCATCAAGTGTTAATGGTTCCTTTGAAAGATATAGATGAGCAAATAAACGTGCTTCCACGGGGCTTAAACCAAAATTCCCAACTGTTTTTGAAAATTCGATCATTAGATTATCTCTAATTTCTTCATTCTTAGGGATGCTCATATAAACCCTCCTAAAACATCGCTAAAATAAGGTTACACCAAATTCCATTATATTGAAAATTGATAGTTTGGTAGGAATTTTAAGGAATCTGGAGTAAATCGAAGGAATACCTATATAAATTCCGTACAGAATAAACTGTACAAAAATATATACAAAAACAACAGGATTTAATGGTTGTAATATAATTGCAATATGGTATATAGTATGAAGAGTGATTGAGACGAGGCAACTAAACGTAGCGTTTAATCCAATATAGTGTATTGGTGTTGTTTTATGGATTTATTCTAATAAAAAAGTCGCATGACTATTATCCTCGTTGTACAAGATTGCTAAAAAAGGGGGAAAATGGACATGGCAGGGTTCGGTGCTCTGTGGCTATGGGCAAACTCTAGTAAAGTTTGTTAATCAATTAAATGGATCATGCAGTATTTGTGAGAAACTAAAAACTATATAAAAGATTAACGGCATGCAAGTTTTCGTCGTTAAGAGAGGTGAAAAAATGAGTAAAA
It encodes the following:
- a CDS encoding glycine betaine ABC transporter substrate-binding protein, with translation MILILFLAACGGDDSEETSNDASADEGSEETSEGPEIGQEDLTQPYVAWARETVSTHMLGALLEMVGYNVELSQVEAGAMWSSVADGSADFHTSAWLPATHASYWEQYEEDITQVKQVLDSAPLALTVPSYMEDVNTIEDLKDNEELGESVDWEIVGIDPGAGIMENTQEVIEDYGLDNWELTASSEAAMLTQLQAAIDNEEPIVVPLWKPHWAFGTMDLKMLEDPQEIYGGDGDQIYTVARNDLEEDAPRAYKVLEQYDENYEMIEEMMPKVHQEEQDPADVVQEYIENNPDQVDEWLDGIPREE
- a CDS encoding GbsR/MarR family transcriptional regulator, whose product is MSIPKNEEIRDNLMIEFSKTVGNFGLSPVEARLFAHLYLSKEPLTLDDMSEALGKSKTSMSTSVRTLSDLNLVTRVWKKGVRKDLYQANNQLFKTFMNSYINKWIDTTKHQKDALENNKHLIDQKRKEESSEELSNLYERMHDILEFHILVERLFRSMKETGIDEAD
- a CDS encoding peptidylprolyl isomerase — translated: MKKLAMAVTITAGVFTLAACSDSGDEAVVESDAGTITQDEFYQELKDRHGEALLQELVTVQVLEENYEVDEDAVDEEVQATKDQLGDQFDMALQQQGITDEDEYREVVRISMLQQQALTEDVDIPEEEIQEEYDRRNTEIDAQHILVEDEETASEVKEQLDDGADFEELASEYSIDGSAEDGGDLGYFSVGDMVPPFEEAAFSMEEGEISDPVATENGFHIIKVNDKREAEESIGEYEDMKDSIREDLALEQIDPAESQQKISELMENANIDVKLDEFEGLFDPPEEAQQNPEESGDTESEGESEDTESDDAETEENNDEGAEG
- a CDS encoding sporulation YhaL family protein, which gives rise to MILGLPWWVFVMIICIFLSGFMAFKAMQTDRRLQKQSIEREGKVYMDRIAAERQYRNEQRKRQMSD
- a CDS encoding DUF1878 family protein — its product is MTTLNNNDTTSFHLQLLSTIIDLNAYPFINLIIENNVTYKEFKELFHLLQTLEAQYNIQKEEGFLDFTSLLVQFAGMLTEKLDPNSTIYALKKEGYYPSLLAEFTVIIEREEKRMRRG
- a CDS encoding glycine betaine ABC transporter substrate-binding protein, with protein sequence MLKQIFGGIAVLAMLIALTACGENEEANGENASIGEELDYNITGIDPGAGIMDMTIDEVLPAYGIDDTWEVQESSEAGMLAELTSAIEEEEPIIVTGWIPHWMFSRFDLKMLEDPEGAFGGEEDINTLVRLGLEKDMPGAYTFFDQFQWEPDHMQDVMMKIEEGQSEQDAAQEWVEDNEDLVDSWTEGVEPGNGADVKITYVSWADVIASSNVVKYVLENELDYSVELIQVEPGPMFAGVADGSADATIGAWMPTTHASYYEEFEGDFEDLGANLTGTRNGLTVPEYMDIDSIEDLIEDD
- the yhaM gene encoding 3'-5' exoribonuclease YhaM, with amino-acid sequence MGRGIGYTAVGDSFDGYMLIKEATKGVASNGKPFLTLILRDATGEIDAKLWDASKEDETVFIPEQIVRLSGEVNQFRGRAQLKIKSVRLAQPTDGVRVSDFVEKAPVEREILSERLTEVIFEMENPVMQRIVRAFITKYQEGILTYPAASKNHHEYVSGLAHHIVSMLAIARELHNLYPELNKDLLYAGIILHDLGKLKELSGVVTTSYTTEGKLLGHIPMMVEEIGQMAKELQMEGEEEVLILQHVVLSHHGKAEWGSPKPPLVREAEILHFIDLIDAKMNMLNRALDKVKPGEFTERLFAMDNRAFYKPLFEEK